The following coding sequences lie in one Indicator indicator isolate 239-I01 chromosome 2, UM_Iind_1.1, whole genome shotgun sequence genomic window:
- the LOC128980054 gene encoding solute carrier family 22 member 2-like: MPTLDDILEHVGEFDRFQKQTFFVLCLLSAAFTPVYVGVVFLGFIPEHHCFSPGVAELSQRCGWSLEEQLNLTVPEWSAHGASYSSRCRRYEVDWNKTGISCTDPLGSLEGNRTTVPLSPCQDGWVYDSLGTSLVTEFNLVCEDSWKLDLFQASVNAGFFLGSINIGYIADRFGRKFCLLNTILANVVCGVVLVFVPTYLWIVIFRFLQGLVCKGCWTAGYILVTEVVGPKYRRTVGILYQMAFSVGLLVFDAIAYAIPHWRWLQLTVTLPGCFFLLYYWCLPESPRWLISQGKNEKAMKVVSAMAKKNQKKMPSQFEDIKFEEEESGKQSPSLIDLVRTPQMRKNTFILMYNWFTSSVLYQGLIMHMGIAGGNMYLDFLYSALVEFPAAFFIIVTIDRIGRRYPWAVANLVAGAACLVTALIPEDIHWLKVTAACIGRMGITMAFEMVCFVSTELYPTYIRNLGVMVCSSLCDIGGIIVPFIVYRLVEVWHDLPLIVFTVVGLIAGGSVLLLPETKGRILPETVEDIENFHRRSAPKTKQIYLHVQTSEAAQD, from the exons ATGCCAACGCTAGATGACATTTTAGAGCATGTTGGAGAATTTGACAGGTTCCAGAAGCAAACCTTCTTTGTcctgtgtttgctttctgctgccttcaccCCAGTATATGTGGGTGTCGTATTCTTAGGGTTTATCCCTGAGCATCACTGCTTCAGTCCTGGGGTGGCTGAGCTGAGCCAGCGGTGTGGCTGGagcctggaggagcagctgaatctCACAGTTCCCGAATGGAGTGCCCATGGGGCCAGTTACAGCAGCCGCTGCAGGAGGTACGAGGTGGACTGGAACAAGACAGGCATCAGCTGCACTGACCCCCTTGGCAGCCTTGAAGGCAACAGGACCACTGTCCCCCTCAGTCCCTGCCAGGATGGCTGGGTCTACGACTCTCTGGGGACCTCTCTCGTGACTGAG TTTAACCTGGTGTGTGAGGACTCCTGGAAGTTGgacctcttccaggcttctgtgaATGCTGGTTTTTTTCTTGGCTCCATAAACATTGGCTACATAGCAGACAG GTTTGGACGTAAATTTTGCCTCTTAAATACAATTCTTGCAAATGTTGTTTGTGGAGTCGTCCTGGTTTTCGTGCCCACCTATCTGTGGATAGTTATCTTTCGCTTCTTGCAAGGGCTGGTCTGCAAGGGCTGCTGGACTGCAGGCTACATCCTGG TGACAGAAGTCGTTGGTCCAAAGTATCGGAGGACAGTGGGCATCCTCTACCAGATGGCCTTCTCTGTTGGGCTCCTGGTCTTTGATGCCATTGCTTATGCCATCCCCCACTGGCGATGGCTGCAGCTCACTGTCACCTTGCCAGGCTGCTTCTTCCTGCTCTACTACTG GTGCCTCCCAGAGTCTCCCAGGTGGCTGATATCTcaagggaaaaatgaaaaagctaTGAAAGTTGTCAGTGCTATGgctaaaaaaaatcagaagaagaTGCCTTCCCAGTTTGAG GATATTAAATTTGAAGAGGAAGAGAGTGGGAAGCAGAGTCCTTCACTCATTGACCTTGTCAGGACACCACAGATGAgaaaaaacacatttattttgATGTACAATTG GTTCACAAGCTCTGTCCTCTACCAGGGGCTCATCATGCACATGGGAATAGCTGGTGGGAACATGTATCTGGATTTTCTCTATTCTGCGCTTGTCGAGTTCCCAGCTGCCTTCTTCATCATTGTCACCATTGACCGCATTGGTCGTCGTTACCCCTGGGCTGTGGCAAACCTGGTAGCTGGGGCAGCTTGCCTTGTCACTGCCCTGATCCCGGAAG ACATACATTGGCTAAAAGTGACTGCTGCTTGCATTGGGAGAATGGGAATCACAATGGCTTTTGAAATGGTTTGCTTTGTAAGCACTGAACTGTATCCAACATACATCAG GAACCTTGGAGTGATGGTCTGCTCCTCCTTGTGTGATATTGGTGGTATCATAGTCCCATTCATTGTCTACAGATTGGTGGAAGTCTGGCATGATCTACCGCTGATAGTCTTCA CTGTTGTTGGGTTGATTGCGGGTGGATCGGTGTTGCTTCTACCTGAAACTAAAGGAAGAATTTTGCCTGAGACTGTTGAAGATATTGAAAACTTTCACAG GCGAAGTGCTccaaagacaaaacaaatcTATCTTCATGTCCAAacatcagaagcagcacaagaCTGA